A genomic region of Aureimonas populi contains the following coding sequences:
- a CDS encoding glycosyltransferase → MRGVWRIQQWFAERAHKRRLREAIDAVSRFPTLAERKPHTLDAPLIVTLTSYPLRFPTLGSTIRSLLDQTIRPDRTILWIAEGDLAELPPEVLSLKAFGLEIRTCADLRSYKKLIPALHAFGPSYFVTADDDVYYPPHWLEGLVSQVYAHGPHVVAGRAHLLRLDASGRALPYLEWDLQTSHIRAPSDETRIFPTGVGGVLYPPNGFADAVLDEAAFMRLCPQGDDIWFFWMARLAGTPQIQAEARFHILSWPQSQSVALFHENVYKDQNNIQIRSMEEAYGLVP, encoded by the coding sequence GTGCGTGGCGTCTGGAGAATACAGCAATGGTTTGCGGAGCGGGCGCACAAGCGTCGCCTGCGCGAGGCGATCGACGCCGTTTCCCGGTTTCCGACCCTCGCCGAGCGCAAGCCCCACACGCTGGATGCGCCGCTCATCGTGACGCTGACATCCTATCCCCTTCGCTTCCCCACGCTGGGATCGACGATCAGGAGCCTTCTGGACCAGACGATCCGGCCCGACAGGACGATTCTGTGGATCGCGGAAGGCGACCTCGCCGAGCTTCCGCCCGAAGTCCTGTCGCTGAAGGCGTTCGGGCTGGAGATCCGCACATGCGCGGATCTGCGCTCCTACAAGAAGCTGATACCGGCGCTCCACGCTTTCGGGCCGTCCTATTTCGTGACCGCCGACGACGACGTCTACTATCCGCCCCACTGGCTGGAGGGCCTCGTCTCGCAAGTCTACGCCCACGGCCCCCATGTGGTCGCGGGCCGAGCCCATCTTCTGAGGCTGGACGCTTCGGGGCGCGCCTTGCCCTATCTGGAATGGGACCTGCAAACGTCCCATATCCGCGCGCCATCGGACGAGACGCGGATTTTCCCGACCGGCGTCGGCGGCGTCCTCTACCCGCCGAACGGATTTGCGGACGCCGTGCTGGACGAGGCGGCCTTCATGAGATTGTGCCCGCAAGGGGACGACATCTGGTTCTTCTGGATGGCCCGGCTGGCCGGCACCCCGCAGATTCAGGCGGAAGCCAGGTTCCATATTCTCTCCTGGCCCCAGTCCCAGTCGGTCGCCCTGTTTCATGAGAATGTCTACAAGGACCAGAACAACATTCAGATTCGGAGCATGGAAGAGGCCTACGGGCTTGTTCCGTAA